In Kaistella faecalis, a genomic segment contains:
- the typA gene encoding translational GTPase TypA: protein MQNIRNIAIIAHVDHGKTTLVDKIIHATSVFRENQESGDLIMDNNDLERERGITILSKNISVTYKDTKINVIDTPGHADFGGEVERVLKMADGVLLLVDAFEGPMPQTRFVLQKALELGLRPVVVINKVDKPNCRPDEVHDQVFDLFFNLNATEEQLDFPTFYGSSKQGWFNSSLEQTENIFPLLDGILEHVPAPEAKEGPLRMQITSLDFSSFLGRIAIGKITQGSVKESEWVGLAQEDGNIIKGKVKELYVFEGLGKKKVQEVKAGDICAIVGFDKFQIGDSFVDLENPDPLPRTAIDEPTLNMTFSINNSPFFGKDGKYVTSNHLKERLMKELEKNLALRVEPTEDANTFLVFGRGILHLSVLIETMRREGYEMTIGQPQVILKEVDGVKCEPYESMVVDVPEEYASRVIDLATQRKGDLHIMETKGEMQHMEFEIPSRGLIGLRSQMLTATAGEAIMAHRFVDYKPFKGAIPGRLVGVLVSKGQGPATEYSIAKLQDRGKFFVDPGEEIYEGMIIGEQNKPGDLIVNIVEAKQLNNMRASGKDKDGSIAPKILFSLEECMEYIQGDEAIEVTPNFIRMRKKILSENERKRIERGAKG, encoded by the coding sequence ATGCAAAACATTAGAAATATCGCAATCATTGCGCACGTTGACCACGGAAAGACTACATTGGTCGACAAAATCATTCACGCCACCAGTGTATTCCGCGAAAATCAGGAATCAGGTGATCTTATCATGGACAATAATGACCTTGAAAGAGAGCGTGGAATTACCATTTTATCAAAAAACATTTCGGTAACTTATAAAGACACCAAAATTAATGTAATCGATACTCCAGGTCACGCCGATTTCGGTGGTGAGGTGGAAAGAGTATTGAAAATGGCTGATGGGGTTCTGCTTTTGGTAGATGCCTTCGAAGGACCAATGCCTCAGACGCGTTTCGTACTTCAGAAAGCTTTGGAATTAGGATTAAGACCGGTTGTGGTCATCAACAAAGTTGATAAACCTAACTGCCGTCCGGACGAAGTTCATGATCAGGTTTTCGATCTGTTCTTCAACCTTAACGCAACCGAAGAGCAGTTAGATTTCCCTACGTTCTATGGTTCATCTAAACAGGGCTGGTTTAACTCTTCATTAGAGCAAACCGAAAATATCTTCCCGTTATTGGATGGGATTTTAGAACACGTTCCTGCTCCGGAAGCTAAAGAAGGTCCGCTGAGAATGCAGATTACTTCACTCGATTTCTCTTCTTTCTTGGGAAGAATCGCGATCGGAAAAATCACCCAGGGTTCTGTAAAAGAATCTGAATGGGTAGGTCTTGCTCAGGAAGACGGCAACATCATCAAAGGAAAAGTAAAAGAATTATACGTTTTCGAAGGTCTTGGTAAAAAGAAAGTTCAGGAAGTAAAAGCCGGAGATATCTGTGCAATCGTAGGTTTCGATAAATTCCAGATTGGGGATTCATTCGTAGATCTTGAGAATCCGGATCCATTGCCGCGTACAGCAATCGATGAGCCGACCTTGAACATGACTTTCTCTATCAACAACTCCCCTTTCTTCGGAAAAGACGGTAAATATGTAACTTCAAATCACCTGAAAGAAAGGCTGATGAAGGAACTGGAGAAAAACCTAGCTTTAAGAGTTGAGCCAACTGAAGATGCAAATACGTTTTTGGTATTCGGACGTGGTATTCTTCACCTTTCGGTTTTAATTGAAACCATGAGAAGAGAAGGTTACGAAATGACCATCGGTCAGCCGCAGGTAATTCTGAAAGAAGTTGACGGTGTTAAATGTGAGCCTTATGAATCTATGGTTGTCGATGTTCCGGAAGAGTACGCTTCCAGAGTAATCGATTTGGCGACTCAGCGTAAAGGTGATCTTCATATCATGGAAACCAAAGGTGAAATGCAGCACATGGAATTCGAAATTCCTTCACGTGGTTTGATCGGACTGCGTTCTCAAATGCTTACCGCAACAGCGGGTGAAGCAATTATGGCACACCGTTTTGTAGATTACAAGCCTTTCAAAGGAGCAATCCCGGGAAGACTGGTAGGCGTATTGGTAAGTAAAGGTCAGGGACCGGCTACAGAATACTCTATCGCTAAACTTCAGGACAGAGGAAAGTTTTTTGTTGATCCGGGCGAGGAAATCTACGAAGGTATGATCATCGGTGAGCAGAACAAACCTGGCGATCTGATTGTGAATATCGTGGAAGCCAAGCAGCTGAACAACATGCGTGCATCAGGGAAGGATAAAGACGGAAGTATTGCTCCGAAAATCTTATTCTCTCTGGAAGAATGTATGGAATACATCCAGGGCGACGAAGCCATCGAGGTAACTCCAAACTT
- a CDS encoding C40 family peptidase — protein MFRKKKTDTDTAVTETVTNPVIKTTPKSNPGNDNQRKGVVKFAYRYLGTPYVYAAADPNTGFDCSGFIYYVYRHFGFEVPRSSKEFLHFGQEISVDHVQVGDLLIFYGTDLQTPEVGHIGIVSRAAGSNSDFIHASSGKANGVTVSSLSSPHYTARFVKAITVISTSEK, from the coding sequence ATGTTTAGAAAAAAGAAAACAGACACAGATACTGCAGTTACTGAAACTGTTACAAATCCTGTGATCAAAACCACGCCCAAAAGCAACCCTGGTAATGATAATCAACGCAAAGGCGTGGTGAAATTCGCGTACCGCTATCTCGGAACTCCTTATGTTTATGCGGCGGCAGATCCCAACACCGGTTTCGACTGTTCAGGCTTTATATATTATGTGTACAGGCATTTTGGATTTGAAGTCCCGAGGTCTTCAAAAGAATTCCTCCATTTCGGGCAGGAAATCTCTGTTGATCATGTGCAGGTTGGTGATTTACTCATCTTCTACGGCACCGACCTACAGACTCCGGAAGTTGGTCATATCGGTATCGTTTCACGGGCTGCCGGCAGCAACTCCGATTTTATACATGCTTCCAGTGGGAAAGCAAATGGTGTCACAGTTTCCAGCCTTTCTTCTCCTCATTATACAGCAAGATTTGTAAAAGCAATCACCGTAATAAGCACTTCGGAGAAGTAA
- a CDS encoding YdcH family protein, with translation MENHNLTHEFPEYEDRINVLKLNDNDFKKMYVNYEEVNALIQHYEEGEQNHTTDEHLTDLRKKRVHLKDNLYSYLRQN, from the coding sequence ATGGAAAACCACAACCTTACCCACGAATTTCCTGAATACGAAGACAGAATCAATGTCCTGAAGCTGAATGACAACGATTTTAAGAAAATGTATGTGAATTATGAGGAAGTAAACGCGCTCATTCAGCATTATGAAGAAGGAGAACAAAATCACACCACCGACGAACACTTAACCGATTTACGCAAAAAAAGGGTTCATTTAAAAGACAATCTTTATTCCTACTTAAGGCAAAACTAA
- a CDS encoding GLPGLI family protein has product MRILIPLFLLFCNLSFAQNQRFSYYYSFVKDTLNTQEVTKELMNLDITKNGSAFYSHDVHVSDSTMTAYFEKQIKTTGSMNVDTRMMSQRKGTVKYRIIKEYPDFKIASVLNIGMDYYKVSDDRKLIWKILPDRQKIGDFNAQKATTEFAGRKWEAWFSSELPFQDGPYKFHGLPGLIIKLQDHTGTHQFELAGISKFTESPENFSGFGGGNKVIEINRLQYRKLYLEDRNDPAKVIKQAMANGAALKFTDQSGNVIPPAQMIKNREQNAKSKNAKDNNVIEVDLLK; this is encoded by the coding sequence ATGAGAATATTAATTCCCCTCTTCTTACTATTTTGTAACCTGTCTTTTGCGCAGAACCAGCGTTTCAGCTACTACTATTCTTTCGTGAAAGATACCTTAAACACCCAGGAAGTTACGAAAGAACTGATGAATCTTGATATCACTAAAAACGGTTCGGCATTTTACAGCCACGATGTGCATGTCTCGGACTCTACAATGACAGCTTATTTCGAAAAGCAGATTAAAACCACCGGCTCAATGAATGTTGACACCAGAATGATGTCGCAGAGAAAAGGAACAGTAAAGTACCGGATTATTAAAGAGTATCCCGATTTTAAGATCGCGTCAGTGCTGAATATCGGAATGGATTACTACAAAGTATCAGATGACCGTAAATTAATTTGGAAAATACTCCCCGACAGGCAAAAAATTGGGGACTTCAATGCACAGAAAGCCACCACGGAATTTGCAGGGAGAAAATGGGAAGCCTGGTTTTCTTCGGAACTTCCGTTTCAGGACGGGCCTTACAAATTCCACGGATTGCCCGGATTGATTATTAAACTTCAGGATCATACCGGAACGCATCAGTTTGAATTGGCAGGAATTTCGAAATTTACAGAATCACCTGAAAATTTTTCAGGTTTTGGAGGAGGAAATAAGGTCATCGAAATTAACCGGCTTCAGTACAGAAAACTGTATCTGGAAGACCGCAATGATCCGGCAAAAGTGATTAAGCAGGCAATGGCTAACGGCGCGGCATTGAAGTTTACCGATCAGAGCGGGAATGTTATTCCCCCGGCCCAAATGATCAAAAACAGAGAACAAAACGCGAAATCAAAAAATGCGAAAGACAATAATGTCATTGAAGTCGATTTGCTGAAGTGA
- a CDS encoding M56 family metallopeptidase — protein sequence METLILYLAKVILTSGVMFCYYRLFLKDRTFHHYNRFYLLIVLLVSLLLPLLKVDYFTVEVNSGIYLLINRLQYFNESKTLSHDFIYLTYFIYAFGLVALLFLSRLIYGMISIQLLKRKYRREQIEDISFYHTNLPEAPFSYFRNLFWKDSIALNSDLGQQILKHEMVHIEQKHSRDKIFTEIITAVFWFNPFFYLIKKEITLIHEYLADKKAIKNSDTKAFAQMLLASQFSGKHLPAASPFLSSNLKKRITMLTKSKTKYSYARRLFALPILFILTFAYLVNAKNREIKETNLEIEKFIAIEQKDTLTAPPVPPVPPAIEKEIKLKNEELKPLNDALIKNNEEAKKLSKEMSLTGKKLEKLAKKNDFNSPKFKELEKEMGQLSGKMDQLFNSEDFKINMKKLELKQVEMDKLYAQLDSFYNSEDFKMKIKAAENQAKAAYQLYNSPEFKKKIQEAERKAKEMEKKVNSPEFKKQIEEAEKRAREVELKISSPEFQQRIKDAEIAAEKAAKASFSANILKAEGGGEVKVFIDGKQVSKEEMNQLSPDRIEKMNVIKKGYEGTNSGEIRITTKK from the coding sequence ATGGAAACACTTATTCTGTATCTGGCAAAAGTTATTTTAACATCGGGTGTAATGTTTTGCTACTACCGGTTGTTTTTAAAAGACAGGACTTTTCATCACTACAACAGATTCTATCTGCTCATCGTATTGTTGGTAAGTCTTCTGCTGCCGTTGCTGAAAGTAGATTATTTTACAGTTGAAGTAAACAGCGGTATTTATTTGTTGATAAACAGATTACAGTATTTTAATGAATCTAAAACTTTAAGCCATGATTTCATTTATCTTACATATTTTATTTACGCTTTTGGATTGGTTGCTCTCCTTTTTCTCAGCAGGCTGATTTATGGGATGATTTCCATCCAACTGCTTAAGAGAAAATACCGGAGAGAACAGATTGAGGACATCAGCTTCTACCACACCAATCTGCCGGAAGCTCCGTTTTCCTATTTCAGAAATCTGTTCTGGAAAGATTCCATCGCCTTGAATTCAGATTTGGGACAACAGATTCTGAAGCACGAAATGGTACATATCGAGCAGAAGCATTCCCGGGATAAAATCTTCACCGAAATCATTACCGCGGTATTTTGGTTCAATCCCTTCTTCTACCTTATCAAAAAAGAAATTACATTAATTCATGAATATCTGGCTGATAAAAAAGCCATCAAAAACTCGGACACGAAAGCATTTGCGCAGATGCTTCTGGCAAGTCAGTTTTCCGGAAAACACTTACCCGCCGCGAGTCCGTTCCTTAGTTCCAACCTTAAAAAAAGAATCACAATGCTTACCAAATCAAAAACCAAATACAGCTATGCGCGTCGTCTGTTCGCATTGCCCATTCTGTTTATCCTTACGTTCGCCTACCTTGTTAACGCAAAAAACAGAGAAATAAAAGAAACCAACCTGGAAATTGAAAAGTTTATTGCCATCGAACAAAAAGATACCTTAACCGCACCGCCGGTTCCCCCGGTTCCGCCTGCAATAGAGAAAGAAATAAAGCTGAAGAATGAGGAGCTTAAACCGCTGAACGATGCCCTGATTAAGAATAATGAAGAGGCTAAAAAATTAAGCAAAGAGATGAGTCTTACAGGCAAAAAGCTCGAAAAATTAGCGAAGAAAAACGACTTCAACAGTCCTAAGTTCAAAGAATTGGAAAAAGAAATGGGCCAGCTGAGCGGGAAAATGGATCAGCTTTTCAATTCGGAAGACTTTAAAATCAATATGAAAAAGCTGGAACTGAAACAGGTTGAAATGGATAAACTATATGCACAGCTCGACAGTTTCTATAATTCTGAAGATTTTAAAATGAAGATTAAAGCGGCAGAAAACCAGGCCAAAGCAGCCTACCAGCTATATAACTCACCGGAATTCAAGAAAAAGATTCAGGAAGCTGAGCGCAAAGCAAAGGAAATGGAAAAGAAAGTGAATTCCCCGGAGTTCAAAAAGCAAATTGAAGAAGCAGAAAAACGCGCCAGAGAAGTTGAGTTAAAAATCAGTTCACCGGAATTCCAGCAGCGGATTAAAGACGCCGAAATCGCAGCAGAAAAGGCGGCTAAAGCCTCTTTCTCAGCCAATATCCTGAAAGCAGAGGGCGGTGGCGAGGTAAAAGTATTCATTGACGGCAAACAGGTCAGCAAAGAAGAAATGAATCAGCTATCGCCAGACCGCATCGAAAAAATGAATGTGATTAAAAAAGGATATGAAGGAACAAATTCCGGAGAGATCCGCATCACCACGAAAAAATAA
- a CDS encoding BlaI/MecI/CopY family transcriptional regulator has translation MQIAQLTKAEEQVMQYLWEINKGFLKDILELFPDPKPHTNTVSTILKVLKEKDFVNYEVHGRQHEYFPLVSKEKYSGKSMKSLVKNYFEGSYKNAVSFLVEKNEMSVEDLEMLLNELKK, from the coding sequence ATGCAGATTGCTCAATTAACCAAAGCCGAAGAACAGGTAATGCAGTATCTCTGGGAGATAAATAAAGGTTTTCTGAAAGATATCCTGGAACTTTTCCCTGACCCTAAGCCGCACACCAATACCGTTTCAACGATTTTGAAAGTGTTGAAGGAAAAAGATTTTGTCAATTATGAGGTCCATGGAAGACAGCACGAGTATTTTCCTCTCGTTTCCAAAGAAAAATACAGCGGAAAATCGATGAAAAGTCTGGTGAAAAATTACTTTGAAGGATCTTACAAAAACGCGGTTTCATTCCTTGTAGAAAAAAACGAGATGAGTGTGGAGGACTTGGAAATGCTGCTGAACGAACTTAAAAAATAA
- the ychF gene encoding redox-regulated ATPase YchF, with product MKCGIVGLPNVGKSTLFNCLSNAKAQSANYPFCTIEPNLGTVSVPDQRLFELEKLVNPERVLPAVVEIVDIAGLVKGASKGEGLGNQFLANIRECEAIIHVLRCFENGNIIHVEGTVDPLRDKEIIDIELQLKDMEAIGKAVDKAKKFIKSGKKEDVLTYETLQNLQKFVEDGKNAREFQMDDFAQSVISEIQLLTNKPVLYVCNVDENSIKNGNEWIAKIEEMAAKENAEVVVLAAQIEADINELETFEERQMFLEELGLEEPGVNRLIRKAYDLLKLQTYFTAGVKEVRAWTIGQGWTAPQAAGVIHTDFEKGFIRAEVIGYEDFLNFGSEAKVKEAGKMRVEGKEYIVKDGDVMHFRFNV from the coding sequence ATGAAATGTGGAATCGTAGGTTTGCCCAATGTAGGTAAATCAACCCTTTTTAACTGTCTGAGCAACGCTAAAGCACAGTCTGCCAACTATCCGTTCTGTACGATTGAACCCAATCTGGGAACCGTTTCCGTTCCGGATCAGCGTTTATTCGAACTTGAAAAACTGGTAAACCCTGAACGTGTTTTACCGGCCGTAGTAGAAATTGTAGATATTGCCGGACTGGTGAAGGGCGCAAGTAAAGGGGAAGGTCTGGGAAATCAGTTTCTGGCAAATATCCGCGAATGCGAAGCGATAATCCATGTTTTAAGATGTTTCGAAAACGGAAACATCATTCACGTAGAAGGAACTGTTGATCCGCTGCGTGACAAAGAAATCATCGACATCGAACTGCAGCTTAAAGATATGGAGGCGATAGGTAAAGCAGTTGATAAAGCTAAAAAGTTCATTAAATCCGGTAAAAAGGAAGATGTTTTAACTTATGAAACCCTTCAAAATCTACAGAAATTTGTAGAAGACGGTAAAAATGCGAGAGAATTTCAAATGGATGATTTTGCACAGTCTGTGATTTCTGAAATTCAGCTTCTCACCAACAAACCGGTTCTTTATGTTTGTAATGTGGATGAAAATTCCATTAAAAACGGCAACGAATGGATCGCCAAAATCGAGGAAATGGCAGCGAAAGAAAACGCTGAAGTGGTTGTTTTGGCTGCACAGATCGAAGCCGACATCAACGAACTGGAAACTTTCGAGGAAAGACAGATGTTCCTTGAAGAACTTGGGCTGGAAGAACCTGGCGTTAACCGACTCATCAGAAAAGCTTACGACCTGCTGAAACTTCAGACCTATTTTACAGCGGGAGTGAAGGAAGTTCGTGCCTGGACCATCGGTCAGGGTTGGACAGCACCACAGGCGGCAGGAGTGATTCATACCGATTTCGAAAAAGGATTTATCCGTGCTGAAGTGATCGGCTATGAGGATTTCCTCAATTTCGGTTCTGAAGCCAAAGTAAAGGAAGCCGGTAAAATGAGGGTAGAAGGAAAAGAATACATCGTTAAAGACGGTGACGTGATGCATTTCAGATTTAATGTATAA
- a CDS encoding SDR family NAD(P)-dependent oxidoreductase, with the protein MKKLENKVAIITGAGSGIGKATAVLFAKEGAKVVVSDINEEHGKKVVEEINSSGAEAIFVKADSSSPEDNERLVEETLKAFGKLDVAVNNAGIGGEVNKAGDMSVEGWKKVIDINLSGVFYGVKYQAPAMVKNGSGSIINIASILGQAGFATSSGYVAAKHGVVGLTKSVAWEYAKDNVRINAVGPGFIYSGMVNEEAMGREALDFLETKHAFGRLGQPEEIAAMLLFLASDDASFVTGSYYPVDGGYLAV; encoded by the coding sequence ATGAAAAAGCTAGAAAACAAAGTAGCGATCATTACAGGCGCAGGTTCCGGAATCGGAAAAGCTACCGCAGTACTTTTTGCCAAAGAAGGCGCTAAAGTTGTGGTGAGCGACATCAACGAAGAGCATGGCAAAAAAGTTGTGGAAGAAATTAATAGCAGCGGCGCAGAAGCCATTTTCGTGAAAGCAGATTCGTCCAGCCCGGAAGATAACGAAAGACTTGTTGAAGAAACGCTGAAAGCATTCGGCAAGCTTGATGTTGCGGTGAACAACGCCGGAATCGGCGGCGAAGTTAACAAAGCAGGTGATATGTCTGTGGAAGGCTGGAAAAAAGTAATTGATATCAATCTTTCAGGAGTTTTCTACGGCGTGAAATACCAGGCTCCCGCAATGGTAAAAAACGGTAGCGGCAGCATCATTAATATCGCGTCTATCCTCGGTCAGGCAGGTTTCGCAACCTCATCCGGTTATGTGGCCGCAAAACACGGTGTCGTAGGGCTTACCAAATCAGTTGCGTGGGAATATGCTAAAGATAATGTGCGCATTAATGCAGTAGGACCGGGATTTATTTACAGCGGAATGGTGAACGAAGAAGCGATGGGCAGAGAAGCACTTGACTTCCTCGAAACCAAACATGCTTTCGGCAGATTGGGCCAACCTGAGGAAATCGCGGCAATGCTGCTTTTCCTGGCTTCAGATGATGCTTCTTTCGTGACCGGATCTTATTATCCTGTAGACGGCGGATATCTGGCAGTTTAG
- a CDS encoding NADPH-dependent FMN reductase yields MAKKIAVLVGSLRKDSYNRKIANELIRLSQGNLEMEIVEIGNLPLYNEDLDQSPPPEWTDFRAKVKAADGVLFVSPEYNRTIPGALKNAIDVGSRPYGSSVWQSKPGAVVTASPSSLGAFGANHNIRQAVVFLDVYMMAQPEAYIGNAAEIFKEDGTTVVEATEKFLKSFVESYQKWVEKF; encoded by the coding sequence ATGGCAAAAAAAATTGCAGTGCTTGTAGGCTCATTAAGAAAAGATTCATACAACAGAAAGATCGCTAATGAATTGATCAGGCTTTCGCAAGGAAATCTGGAAATGGAAATTGTTGAAATTGGAAATCTTCCGCTATATAACGAAGATCTGGATCAAAGTCCTCCGCCGGAATGGACAGATTTCCGCGCTAAAGTTAAAGCCGCTGATGGTGTTCTATTTGTCTCTCCAGAATACAACCGGACCATTCCCGGCGCTTTAAAAAACGCCATCGACGTTGGTTCACGGCCCTATGGCAGCAGCGTTTGGCAAAGCAAACCGGGAGCTGTTGTTACCGCTTCCCCAAGCTCATTGGGCGCGTTTGGTGCCAACCATAATATCCGTCAGGCCGTTGTGTTTCTGGATGTTTATATGATGGCGCAGCCCGAAGCTTATATCGGTAATGCCGCTGAAATTTTTAAAGAAGATGGAACAACCGTGGTAGAAGCTACCGAAAAATTTCTGAAAAGTTTTGTCGAAAGCTATCAGAAATGGGTCGAAAAATTTTAG
- a CDS encoding cation-translocating P-type ATPase, with translation MWFTKSINETLDNLKVNPEKGLTEDEVVLRRNKFGENKLQAKKKKTVFQIFLSQLNDWLIYVLFAAVMITLLMGEYVDSVIIVLVIMINAGIGVYQEVKAGKAIEALIKMSSPKALVKRDAHTKEIDSAELVPGDIVILEAGRIIPADLRLIETANLQTEESALTGESVPENKKAEDIYDDPNTPIGDRENQAFMTSVVTYGRGVGVVVETGMKTEVGKIAHLIDNEESTKTPLEKRLNDLGKMLGKVAVAICAFIFVLAWFQGRDLAEMFLTAVSLAVASIPEGLAAIVAVVLSIGVTSMSKKNAIIRRLPAVETLGSVNVICSDKTGTLTMNKMTVTQIFTSDGLIDLDDDKTHEIPNSAKFLAKGMILCSDATLENGSSTGDPTEIALLALGDTINLDRKDLSRNTKRINEKAFDSDRKMMSVLVKEEDGDYKVFTKGALGSLKKVCTKIFIAGEIRDVRASDLENFSNAARQMSDQALRTLALAYKTAAKDTQPGEMEQELVLLGLVGMIDPARDEVKPSIALAKNAGIKTVMITGDHKNTAFAIAKDLEIAQHPDEVITGPELDDLSEEDLKNKVDQYLVYARVSPEHKVKIVRALKANGNIVSMTGDGVNDAPSLNAADIGVAMGITGTDVAKGASDMILTDDNFSTIVKAIEQGRNIYSNIKKSVIFLLTCNLGEVVLMVIALLIGWASPLIATQLLWINLITDSLPAIALGMDHGDPEVMNENPRDPKENFFSHGAGLQAVLGGLFIGLICIFAFWFGYYEMGYSPSDRNVPDEVVKNARTLAFMVLVFAQLFYSLGLRNMKKSIFEVGFFSNKYLIGAIVLGILLQVLVLFVPLLRDAFKLHMLDQKGWIMAAILGLMPLTAHELYKMLFKRHADN, from the coding sequence ATGTGGTTTACCAAATCGATCAATGAAACTTTAGATAATCTTAAAGTAAACCCCGAGAAAGGCCTGACTGAAGATGAAGTGGTACTCCGAAGGAATAAGTTCGGAGAAAATAAACTTCAGGCGAAGAAAAAGAAAACTGTTTTTCAGATCTTTCTTTCGCAGCTCAACGACTGGCTGATTTATGTACTTTTTGCCGCAGTAATGATCACTTTACTTATGGGCGAGTATGTGGATTCGGTGATCATTGTTTTGGTTATTATGATTAATGCCGGAATTGGCGTTTATCAGGAAGTAAAAGCCGGAAAAGCGATTGAAGCCCTGATAAAAATGTCGTCGCCAAAAGCACTGGTGAAAAGAGATGCTCATACCAAAGAAATCGACAGTGCCGAACTTGTTCCAGGCGATATTGTAATTCTTGAAGCCGGACGAATTATTCCCGCCGACCTTCGACTGATTGAAACTGCCAATCTTCAGACCGAAGAATCGGCCCTTACCGGTGAATCTGTACCCGAAAACAAAAAGGCTGAAGATATTTATGATGATCCAAATACGCCGATTGGTGACCGTGAAAACCAAGCTTTCATGACTTCAGTCGTGACTTACGGACGGGGCGTAGGCGTTGTTGTAGAAACCGGAATGAAAACCGAAGTGGGAAAAATTGCACACCTTATTGATAACGAAGAATCTACCAAAACTCCGCTGGAGAAAAGACTTAATGATCTTGGTAAAATGCTCGGAAAGGTTGCGGTGGCCATCTGCGCTTTTATTTTTGTTTTAGCATGGTTTCAGGGCAGGGATTTGGCTGAAATGTTTCTTACTGCTGTATCGCTGGCAGTAGCTTCTATTCCGGAAGGATTGGCGGCCATTGTAGCGGTGGTACTTTCGATAGGCGTGACTTCTATGTCGAAGAAAAATGCGATCATCCGCCGCCTTCCCGCAGTGGAAACGCTGGGTTCGGTTAATGTCATCTGTTCCGATAAAACAGGGACTTTAACCATGAATAAAATGACGGTTACTCAGATTTTTACCTCCGATGGTCTGATTGATCTGGATGATGACAAGACACATGAAATTCCAAACTCTGCAAAATTTCTTGCCAAAGGCATGATCCTGTGTTCTGATGCAACACTCGAAAACGGCAGTTCGACCGGAGATCCCACCGAAATTGCACTGTTGGCGCTGGGAGACACTATTAATCTGGACAGAAAAGATTTGAGCAGAAACACCAAAAGAATCAATGAAAAAGCTTTCGACAGTGACAGAAAAATGATGTCGGTTCTGGTGAAGGAAGAAGATGGGGATTATAAGGTTTTCACGAAGGGAGCATTGGGAAGTCTGAAAAAAGTCTGTACTAAAATATTTATTGCCGGTGAAATCCGGGATGTTAGAGCCAGTGATTTGGAAAATTTCAGCAATGCAGCACGGCAAATGTCGGATCAGGCATTGCGGACATTAGCTTTGGCATACAAAACCGCCGCAAAAGATACTCAACCCGGAGAAATGGAGCAGGAGCTGGTACTTCTTGGTCTCGTAGGCATGATTGATCCGGCGAGAGACGAAGTGAAACCTTCCATCGCACTTGCCAAAAATGCAGGAATTAAGACAGTAATGATTACCGGTGATCACAAAAACACAGCCTTTGCCATTGCGAAAGATCTGGAAATCGCACAGCATCCCGACGAAGTCATTACCGGTCCCGAACTGGATGATTTAAGCGAAGAAGACTTAAAGAATAAGGTGGATCAGTACCTCGTATATGCCCGTGTGTCGCCTGAGCACAAAGTAAAGATTGTACGTGCCCTTAAAGCCAACGGAAATATTGTTTCCATGACGGGCGACGGGGTAAATGATGCCCCGTCATTAAATGCTGCAGACATTGGGGTAGCCATGGGAATTACCGGTACAGACGTTGCAAAAGGCGCTTCTGACATGATTCTGACTGATGATAATTTTTCCACCATCGTAAAAGCTATAGAGCAGGGCAGAAATATTTACAGCAATATTAAAAAGTCGGTGATATTTCTGCTTACCTGCAATCTGGGTGAAGTGGTTTTGATGGTTATAGCTTTGCTTATAGGTTGGGCGTCGCCGCTCATTGCCACACAGCTTTTATGGATTAATTTAATCACCGATTCTCTGCCGGCCATTGCGTTGGGAATGGACCATGGCGACCCTGAGGTAATGAATGAAAACCCTCGTGATCCGAAAGAAAATTTCTTTTCTCATGGGGCAGGTCTGCAGGCTGTTTTGGGCGGTCTCTTTATCGGGCTTATCTGTATTTTCGCGTTCTGGTTCGGATATTACGAGATGGGATATTCGCCCTCAGATAGAAATGTCCCGGACGAAGTAGTAAAAAATGCGAGGACTTTGGCTTTTATGGTGTTGGTATTTGCTCAGCTTTTCTACTCTCTGGGATTAAGAAATATGAAAAAGAGTATTTTCGAAGTTGGGTTTTTCAGCAACAAATACCTGATCGGTGCTATTGTTTTGGGAATTCTGCTTCAGGTTCTGGTGCTTTTTGTTCCACTACTTCGGGATGCTTTCAAGCTTCATATGTTGGACCAGAAGGGATGGATCATGGCGGCAATACTTGGTTTAATGCCACTCACCGCGCACGAACTCTACAAAATGCTGTTTAAGCGGCACGCTGATAATTAA